The Poecilia reticulata strain Guanapo linkage group LG4, Guppy_female_1.0+MT, whole genome shotgun sequence genomic interval cacacacacacacacacacacacacacacacacacacacacacacacacacacatcgatTCTCTCTgtgaaaaatcaaacagaactttgtttgctttacgttgttctgcaaaaacacaaaatcttaccaagtaattttggtctattttctagTGCCAATANAGAGGAGTCTCAACCTGCCATTAATCCCTCGGATTTCTCCAGTCTTCCCATCGTAGAACAAGCAGAAGGCGTCGCCTCCGAGTCCAGTGCTGCATGGCTCCGTTACCGCCAGAGCcgctgccatggcaacggccGCATCTGCAGCATTCCCGCCACACTTCAGCACATCTGGGCGCAAAAACAGACCCAGGACAGTAAATGGTTTATGGGATTCCTGCAGGTCTTTGCCAAAAACATAATCCTTATTCCTTAGGTTAATGTTTGATGATTCTTCTGTTATTACAAGTTACTTTCtagaacaaaaagacaaaatcctaccaagtacttttggtcttGTTTCCAATCCAAACatttaagtacacttgaaataagacaaaggtaactgacaaatatattttaagctagatataggagcttgttttaagtaaccttaatgaaaagtactagttccattgccacaacatgggaaaatgttttaagtggaactagtagtttttcatcaatattataggattattttcctaaaaaaagtctttatgtgttgcttaaaagttacatttaaattaattttgtcttaattcaagtgtataaagatatttgcacaagaaactaggTAAAACGtaagtttgttatgagacagataatctgtgacaTGCACCGCTCCCGACcaagaacaaccaatcagagcgaaGGGGCGGGTCTTAACATGTGTAtgctcactgctaaatgtgctaatgacgGAGAAACAACAGCCAACCATTACAGAAAAACCCTTTAACCGTCGTCATTGATGACCATGCTAATTAGCCCTGGCATTCATAACATTCTATGCTAGCTGAAATTTGGCAgagattgacagcgttaagtcCCGCCTCTTTTTGGTTGTTAATGggaaattcagtttttcactaatcatctgtctcataccatactgtcatgGCATAGTGACAATTtctatatgtaaaaaaatatttttttaaagttacatactgcagctttaaagttgAATCGGCAGCTGAGCTCCTTCAGAAGCGTGTAAAGTCCAGTTTTCAGCGGTTAATACTTTAATCAGCTCTCCCTGCGTGTTTTGTTCATAAAGAAGCCAACTCTGAATACTGCAGTCCTCTTCATATGTTGCatgcatttcagattttattagtCACGaccaaattaaaaacacagaactgaataaataaataaataaaataacgtgTTGTCCACCCTCCCTcccactcactcactcaccCAGACCCACGGCTGAGGCCAGCGGCTGACTGGACGCCACGCAGCCGTGCAAACACAGCACGGGAGACCGGCGAGAGGAGAAAGGCAGGTGGGTTTTCATACCGCGGCAGCTTCCTGCAGAGACCGAGAAAACAGcgcaaaaatgcagaaaataagacaaaccgAAGCGGACTTTCAACTTCTGATCGATTATTCTGTAATTGATCGTGTTGAGCTGGAAGAAAAGAGGAGCGCAGAACACATCGATTGCCTAATATCAAGCTCAATAAATTGACAAGTAACTCAAATCACTGAGTgagacatatttttaaaatgtatatatttaatattattatttaacattaatattttggtccgtctgaaaatattaaatcattgaTGTTCAGTCTTTTTAccaatacttttttactcttacttcagtaatttcttgggtgctttttattttacttgagtagTTGAAGTAGtgttactcttacttgagtatagTTTTTGTGTCCTCTGTCCACTTCTGATTAAATCAGAAATGCTAAAGATTATTTCTAATTTGCCAAACGAGCCTCATTAACACAAATTCaatagacattttaaattttgcttgtaaaaaaaaaaagactacttTTGCGAAATCAtcagaaaatccaaaatggccacCTGGAATATTAGTTACAGGTGCAATAAAAACAGTTGATCTCTCTTTGCATATTATACAACTTCCTTTAATACACATGTAGCTACAGTGTTTCAAAGACATTAGCCTTGTTGTTTCCATTATCCTGCTCAAAGCAACAGGTTTTCTATATTTGGAATTGGAACAGAGATTAACTGAATTTGGCGTCATATTCAGATCCATATTCTAATATAAGATGTAAAAAGAATCAACAGAACTGTCTTtacacagcagtaaaaccagctgaactTAAACGTGCTGAAGGTTCtacggttgctaggtaacggggtgGGCTTCtatggttgctaggtaacagggctgggCTTCCCCGGGGTCACTAGGTGAGGGGCAGTggctgctgatttgtgacgttgcATTCAGAAGTTTGAATCAGAtcattttccagaaacaaaaaaataataataataaatttttttttaaaaaagacgtACAATTTTCTTTAAGTGTTTGGGTAATTTTCAGAAGCAGttaaaacccaaatgaaagcacaaaatgtgaattttatacAACAGtatcctttaaataaaactaaatccagATTGCAGTTATTCTAGGCAGCCAAAGTATCAACTCTGGACCCCGACTACAATTTAAGAACAATGTACAGAAataattaacaaattattttacagcttCTCAGctcccttttttcttctctttttccaaCAGTCAACAGGTGTTGGATTAGTCTATAAAACTGTcagttatttttagaaaaagttacttttgtgcttttatttaaacctttttttgttttaaaatgcgaCGTGTTTGCAGTGAGAACCAAGTTTAAGATATATAATCTTTTTAAAACGgagtaaaaagtaaataaaaacttaaccCAGCCCCCTTTTGTTAAGGATGGGTAAATATCAGCAGTTGCTCCTAAACTATAACtagttaattatttaacttaaaacaaaacgtttttccAAAGTTATGGCggtgaaactagtacttttcatgaatattaaccaatcaatcaagtttatttttatagcacatttcagcaacacatCAGTCAAAGTGTTTCAcgtcataaaaatacaaaaacagaaaataataaaaacagcagagaaaccagtaacaaacatcaAGTAcataatcaaaatcatcaatacattatcaaatatgttgatcaatgttccattaAAGAACTTGTTCCAAAATATCATATATTTAGAACAAGCTtgtatattttgctgaaaagttactttttagttagttttgccttgttttcaatgtaataagatatttccactagaaactagacccaAAATACTtgagatttagtttttgtgCAGAATTGCAGATTCACACTGTAAAACCACTAACACATAATATTCAAACTTATTATATATATCAGTTAATAATAcgtcttaatattgataaactGCTCACTTTAACATGAGGAGATAATCAACAAAATTGTTATGATTCATGTCGACAAGCCCACTGGTTACACCTGCTTTCCATCGATTACAAGGCAGGACTCCCATTAAATAATCGGACTTTCTTTCACACCGTACCTTTATAGATTCATGACACATTCCTTATTGATCACGAGTCTTTCTTATGAGTCACTATCAACCGACTATCtgtcacttcctcctctgcctccgTGTAATCCAAACACCGGGTAAAACATTAACCATTCTGACCACTGCTGTGTCCGGGTGGACACACAGGTATGTATTCCTACATTAATAGTGGGTTTTGAATGGACCCACCAGCtatgtgcactgcaaaaacacacaatttcaccaagtatttttgatctagtttacTGCAAATATGAGTTCActagaaatgagacaaaacttacttacgagtaacttttcaggaagaaggAGCTGGTTTAAAGTTAgtaattccttagtattgatgaaaaaatattacttccacttacagattatttcactttattttacaatattttaatattgttataagtgaaataatctgcatgggtaactagaactttttcatcaatataaaggaattattgacttaaaaaagtttgtagttcttgctaaaaagttacctgtaagttagttttgtcttttttcaagtgtactaaaatgttgcactaaaatctagaccaaaaataatggaaaaacacaataaagacCTTCTAGTgaaaaatacactgcaaaaacacaaaatcttacaaaaatattttggtcaAGTTCtatagagcaaatatcttagttagcaaaactaacttacaagaaaatgttcagcaagatacaggagcttttttaagtaaaactcaatagttatttcttttattgcaaGATATTTTCCtcatattatgtaaaattatccGCCAGTGGAactattaattttttaaagaattaaagaattattgccatgaaataagctcctatatgttgctgTTAACTTACttctaaattagttttgtcttattttaagtgtaattagatatttgcagtagaaactagaccaaaatagttggtgaaattttctgtttttgcagtgtttgtttgGACTTTGTAtgggtgtgtgtgagagagagagagagagatctgtTTGATGCAAATGTGAAGCAATGAGATCATGTCTAAAGAGAGGAGGGGCGACTATAAAGGACCACATGAAGCATCGACAGTCATCAGTAGGAAGGCAGGTGAAGCGGCAGCATCATTCTGGGAATCCAGATATTTCTAAACTAGAGGTGCAAGAAGCTAGGAGTCGTCTTTCTGAAGCATCTACATCTCAGAATATTTCAGTCGAGGCCCGGCGTTTGAAGCTTCAGAATGTGTTCGGGCGGCTTCGCTAAATGTCTGGGCATCAGCCTGATGCCTCTGGCCGTCGTGTGTGTCCTCTGCAACATCCTGCTCTTCTTCCCCGGCGGGAAGGTTGCGGATAAGGAGAACATCACAGACGAGGTTTGGTACTTTGGAGGCATCCTGGGGTCCGGTGTGCTGGTACGTCTCATGATGGTTATGCTGTCTACAGTTGATAATATGGTGctaaatgtgtttatgtttttataaacaaattaaGACTTTCTGAGaagtaaaactttgtttttaaagtacgTGGAACCAATTTGTCCCATATCAGGTGTGAGTTGTACGGACGCCGAGAGTGGCCGTTTTCCTCGTATCCTTTGTCCCCAATCGTTTTCTCCAGATAACAAGTTAATTCTGCATTTTCTGTATAAACTTTTTACCAACGATTTTCTCTAGATAAAGAGTTAAtcttgagaaaacaaatattttttttcttgaagttAAGTCaagaaaaactaactttgagaaagtatttttttcttgacaaattTTAAGAAACTCAATGGTTTTCTTTAGATAAGTTAATTtcgaaataattattttattacacattAAGAGTTAATCTCAAGAAAGCAGATATTGTTTTCTTGAAAACAAGAGGTTACTTCCAAAGTTTGTTTGCaaacaactttaacaaaacaaGGAGTTTTCCTGATAACTTTTAGAAAACTTGATTCTCTATATAACTAgttaattttcaatttttcgcatattttttcctcattattttATCCAGGTAAAGACTTAATTCCACAATAATCTTTTTAGAGATTAAAAAATCcttcagaaaactttttttctccaaatttctCAATGGTTTTCTTGATATAACARGTGAAActcaagaaaataaactttgagaaaacattgattttttttccacaaactttgAGAAAACTCAGTGGGTTTTTCTGAGCTAATCTCGAGAAAACCATCGGGAAAAAGTATATGCAGAAAACATCCGCTCTCGGCTTCTGTAGaagtttaaatataattaagagtttttgagaaaaaaattgtatttaaagtaTGTGAAACCTTgcttgatgctttttttttgcttatcaGGTAGAAGTTGAAATGTACATCAAAAGATTGATGCTCAATAATCTTCTGTATGCTTGGTGACGG includes:
- the LOC103463229 gene encoding gamma-glutamyltranspeptidase, with amino-acid sequence MKTHLPFSSRRSPVLCLHGCVASSQPLASAVGLDVLKCGGNAADAAVAMAAALAVTEPCSTGLGGDAFCLFYDGKTGEIRGINGRLRLLXIGTRK